One window of Scheffersomyces stipitis CBS 6054 chromosome 1, whole genome shotgun sequence genomic DNA carries:
- the FUN34 gene encoding putative transporter (function unknown): MSDQESIRSSDLAAADYKPEVSLESLPYKTITYSGAGDEYVIINNQKYLRHELMQAMAGTFNPGLAPYPKHQFGNASALGLWGTGFTAFCIGMYFANAMGVTTPNAGVGVALFYGGMIQFFSGVWELAGGNTFAGTAFTSYGAFWLAFGSVFVPAFGIGAAYGDDQVQFSRAIGLFLLGWAIFTFMLLLCTFKATLAFVIVVFTLDLTLWTLSCGYMLNKPGVVRAGGIIAVAHAFVVFYVAFDGTSTPQNSYFKLPQVPLPVYSRKAKS; this comes from the coding sequence ATGTCGGATCAGGAATCCATACGTAGCTCTGATTTGGCGGCAGCAGACTACAAGCCTGAGGTTTCTCTCGAATCCTTGCCCTACAAAACTATAACCTACAGTGGTGCTGGAGACGAATATGTCATTATTAACAACCAAAAATACCTCCGTCATGAATTAATGCAGGCAATGGCTGGTACTTTCAATCCTGGTTTGGCTCCATACCCAAAGCATCAATTTGGTAATGCTTCTGCTCTTGGATTATGGGGTACAGGTTTCACAGCCTTTTGTATCGGAATGTACTTTGCAAACGCCATGGGTGTGACTACTCCCAATGCTGGCGTTGGTGTAGCTCTATTCTATGGTGGTATGATCCAGTTTTTCTCTGGAGTCTGGGAGTTAGCTGGTGGTAATACTTTTGCCGGTACTGCTTTCACTAGTTACGGTGCTTTCTGGTTGGCATTTGGTTCTGTATTTGTTCCTGCCTTCGGTATTGGTGCAGCTTATGGAGACGACCAAGTGCAATTTTCTCGTGCTATCggactttttcttcttggttggGCCATCTTCACGTtcatgttgttgttgtgtACTTTTAAGGCTACCCTTGCATTTGTCATAGTGGTATTTACCTTGGACTTAACATTATGGACTCTTTCCTGTGGATACATGTTAAACAAACCTGGTGTTGTAAGAGCAGGTGGAATCATTGCCGTTGCCCATGCATTCGTGGTTTTCTACGTAGCCTTTGATGGTACATCCACTCCTCAAAATAGCTACTTCAAGCTCCCGCAAGTCCCATTGCCGGTCTATAGTCGCAAAGCGAAGAGTTGA
- the YK54 gene encoding Uncharacterized conserved protein Function unknown (similar to YK54): MSTEITVEEPLTSNVRPATDALITVRIIKSFLYRNVKNHIVHSINLKETTASQLLDLVKSAINTMGAYRPYRNIEYDSLKIYTKAHGSKSMNLVINFENDQGWVLISPSVTATETSLWDLGVENETEISLFNWNDYVAFKANPEEKW, from the coding sequence ATGTCTACTGAAATAACCGTCGAGGAACCCTTGACTTCCAACGTCCGTCCTGCCACGGACGCTTTGATAACCGTAAGAATCATCAAGTCTTTCCTCTACAGAAATGTCAAAAACCACATTGTGCATTCCATCAATTTAAAGGAAACCACAGCCAGCCAGTTGTTGGACCTCGTAAAATCCGCCATCAATACCATGGGTGCCTACAGACCCTACAGAAACATCGAGTACGACTCTCTCAAGATATACACCAAGGCTCATGGCTCCAAGTCCATGAACTTGGTCATAAACTTTGAAAACGACCAGGGCTGGGTCCTCATCTCTCCTCTGGTAACTGCTACCGAAACCTCGTTATGGGACTTGGGCGTAGAGAACGAAACTGAGATCAGTTTATTTAACTGGAACGACTACGTAGCATTCAAGGCtaatccagaagaaaagtggTGA
- the CHP1 gene encoding Ca2+-binding actin-bundling protein (actinin), alpha chain (EF-Hand protein superfamily) (Calponin Homology Protein Ca2+-binding actin-bundling protein (actinin), alpha chain (EF-Hand protein superfamily)) has protein sequence MKEDAWVDSQQRTLVRWLNSKLMEDSESEATPTSSLGRSSITNLRTDLQDGIILIKLINWLVYEITSNENHPLTKRNTKLYYLTPIYKKPTFKLQKLENLNDFLKFINLILNVNVCNISADNIYEGDLKLTLGLLWSLFVFSTANSFTFKNANTSFVEIKSILLGWVNDILAKRNSRVSNFNKDWSIDINRPDRILADILHYYGIRFETQKSENDENHNLKKLTSVLSYIENKLMIPHLIDTDDFAVLVPDEKCIVIFLVELYKVFEIEGHFFEDEEAARSETETEIQYVFDDILSMSIETSREKNKYETRALRFLNKTNSLLGQLNEGYESLQDINAGNSLETDLTKCLEMLKTALTEPTIENLNHFMGFFSHINIKMTSLVKVSQTFENYKQNIKPDLVYKDFTSISNLVKSVRANLQKIDLLYYPSIKSLNIEAMSDKLNELMELESKFSASANTLVEALKKEASQLHTHLKIIEDNNLREVDEKSPHKDWLLRCLDYFDYLVNFYARLDHFSTLLNAPIPTAELKKVMETNGEYEGACKDYKLSPEIFISFKEAFVRQDNFINHFELVRFLKSNVSADVDPSTIEMFIKLIPTKSVQTLISSASFSSGYSFSFSESEDDYIFDELQKKVDSQLSGTIDRVYDIHDFIEQFETGFKI, from the coding sequence ATGAAAGAAGACGCTTGGGTCGATCTGCAGCAAAGAACCCTCGTCAGATGGCTCAACTCTAAGTTGATGGAGGACTCGGAATCTGAAGCTACTCCTACTTCATCTTTGGGCCGTTCCAGTATCACCAATCTCCGTACAGATCTTCAGGATGGCATTATTCTCATTAAGCTAATCAACTGGCTCGTATATGAAATCACCTCCAACGAGAATCATCCGCTCACAAAACGTAACACCAAACTCTATTACCTAACGCCTATCTACAAAAAGCCAACGTTCaagttgcagaagttggaaaatctcaacgacttcttgaagttcatcaacCTCATCTTGAACGTCAATGTGTGCAACATCAGTGCTGACAACATCTACGAAGGAGACTTGAAGCTCACGCTCGGGTTGCTCTGGTCGCTTTTTGTCTTCAGCACGGCCAATTCGTTCACTTTTAAAAACGCCAACACGTCGTTTGTAGAAATCAAGTCCATTTTGCTCGGCTGGGTCAATGACATCTTAGCTAAGAGAAACTCCCGTGTTtctaacttcaacaaagattGGTCCATAGACATCAACCGACCCGACCGGATTCTTGCAGACATTCTCCACTACTACGGCATTCGCTTTGAGACTCAAAAAAGTGAAAACGACGAAAACCACAATCTCAAGAAACTCACGCTGGTGTTGAGCTACATTGAGAACAAACTTATGATACCCCATTTGATAGATACGGACGACTTTGCCGTGTTAGTTCCAGACGAAAAATGCATAGTGATCTTTCTCGTTGAGCTCTACAAGGTGTTTGAGATCGAGGGCcatttctttgaagatgaagaagctgctCGTAGCGAGACTGAAACTGAAATCCAGTACGTGTTTGACGATATTCTCAGTATGTCAATCGAGACATCaagagagaagaacaaatatGAGACGAGAGCCTTACGATTTCTCAACAAAACCAACTCTTTACTAGGTCAATTGAATGAAGGCTATGAATCGTTACAAGACATCAACGCTGGAAATCTGCTTGAAACTGACTTGACCAAGTGTTTAGAGATGTTGAAAACAGCATTGACTGAACCAACCATCGAGAACTTGAACCATTTCATGGGCTTCTTTAGCCACATAAACATCAAGATGACATCGTTAGTGAAAGTCAGCCAAACCTTTGAAAACTACAAACAGAACATCAAACCTGATTTAGTATACAAAGATTTCACTAGCATCAGCAATCTTGTCAAATCTGTCAGAGCCAACTTGCAAAAAATCGATCTCCTCTACTATCCCTCTATCAAGTCCCTTAATATTGAAGCTATGTCggacaagttgaatgaaCTCATGGAACTCGAATCCAAGTTCTCAGCTTCTGCTAACACTTTGGTAGAagctttgaagaaagaagccAGCCAACTTCATACCCATTTGAAGATCATAGAAGATAACAACTTGAGAGAAGTAGACGAGAAGCTGCCACATAAAGATTGGCTTCTCAGGTGCCTTGATTACTTCGACTACTTGGTAAATTTCTACGCCCGCTTGGATCATTTCAGTACATTGTTGAACGCTCCAATTCCGACAgcagaattgaagaaggtaatGGAGACAAATGGAGAATATGAAGGTGCTTGTAAGGATTACAAACTTAGCCCTGAAATCTTCATTAGCTTCAAAGAGGCGTTTGTGCGCCAggacaacttcatcaaccACTTTGAGTTGGTGCGGTTCTTGAAGTCCAATGTCTCGGCTGATGTAGATCCTAGCACGATCGAGATGTTCATCAAGTTAATTCCTACCAAGTCGGTGCAGACACTTATCTCTTCAGCTTCATTTTCGTCGGGCTACTCGTTTTCGTTCTCTGAATCAGAAGATGACTATATCTTTGACgagttgcagaagaaggtagaCTCACAGTTGTCGGGCACCATCGATCGTGTGTACGATATTCATGACTTTATTGAACAGTTTGAGACTGGATTCAAGATTTAG
- the CKA2 gene encoding Casein kinase II, alpha subunit Cell cycle control, cell division, chromosome partitioning yields MSVSTRVYSVARVYADVNSNKPSEYWDYENHKISWGNIKNYEIISKIGRGKYSEVFQGVNVLNDEPCVIKVLKPVKLKKIFREVKILQNLTGGPNVIGLLDIVRDEQSKIPALIFEKVSNVDFRVLYPKFTISDIQYYFTQLLIALDYSHSMGIIHRDVKPQNIMIDPMNKKLRLIDWGLAEFYHMGMDYNVRVASRYHKGPELLINLQQYDYSLDLWSVGCMLAAIIFKKEPFFRGDSNNDQLVQIAKVLGTEDLMNYVSKYGLKLSSDYDDILGNYPRKPWKSFINNENKHLISDEVVDLIDKLLTFDHQLRPTAEEAMDHPFFKL; encoded by the coding sequence ATGAGCGTCAGCACCCGTGTCTACTCGGTGGCCCGTGTCTACGCAGAtgtcaactccaacaaaCCATCGGAATATTGGGACTACGAGAACCACAAGATCTCGTGGGgcaacatcaagaactacGAGATCATCTCGAAGATCGGTAGGGGCAAATACTCAGAAGTGTTCCAGGGGGTGAACGTGCTAAACGACGAGCCCTGTGTTATAAAAGTGTTGAAGCCAGTTAAGCTAAAGAAGATCTTTCGAGAAGTCAAGATTCTCCAGAACCTCACAGGGGGTCCAAACGTCATTGGCTTGTTGGACATCGTTCGTGACGAGCAGAGCAAGATCCCAGCTTTGATCTTTGAAAAGGTGTCCAATGTCGATTTCCGGGTCTTATATCCCAAATTCACCATATCCGATATCCAGTACTACTTCACTCAGTTGTTAATAGCATTAGATTACTCGCATTCTATGGGCATTATCCATCGAGACGTCAAGCCCCAGAACATCATGATTGACCCAATGAACAAAAAATTACGTTTGATCGACTGGGGGTTGGCCGAGTTCTACCACATGGGAATGGATTATAATGTCCGTGTAGCGCTGAGATACCACAAGGGCCCAGAGCTCTTGATCAATCTCCAACAGTACGACTACTCGTTAGACTTGTGGTCTGTAGGCTGTATGCTCGCAGCAATAATATTCAAGAAGGAGCCGTTCTTCCGTGGTGACTCCAACAACGACCAGTTGGTCCAAATCGCAAAAGTATTGGGAacagaagacttgatgaATTACGTCTCCAAATATGGCTTGAAACTCTCGCTGGACTACGACGACATCCTCGGAAATTACCCCAGAAAGCCATGGAAGTCGTTCATCAATAACGAAAACAAGCACTTAATCTCTgatgaagtcgttgattTGATCGATAAATTGTTGACGTTCGACCACCAGTTGCGCCCAACAGCAGAGGAAGCCATGGACCATcccttcttcaagttatAG
- the MRP10 gene encoding mitochondrial 54S ribosomal protein YmL10/YmL18 has product MFGIGQGLKARVMSGVSFLTASRQTSYLGHLKPNEGAVVSYKRLGRGPASGKGKTSGRGQKGQKARGKVPRWLEGGQTPFYKRFPIIGFKRPHRRVYHEVNLARIQDLWNTGRIPLKEGETLTIKTMKECGLLTGTLKDGVKILANGVEDYNVPLSIEASRASSHAIEAIEALGHNFTARYFTTLGLKAHIYPDLFLLKKGYVPLQARPTHRRDIEYYSSAAKRGYLLKDTSLLLDHLKGNKVNKKAQLRQSALEKQLETASSKKYSDESRLVSLADLLGDRPCK; this is encoded by the coding sequence ATGTTCGGCATTGGGCAGGGTCTCAAGGCTAGGGTGATGAGCGGTGTGTCTTTTCTCACTGCATCTCGACAAACTTCCTATTTAGGCCACTTGAAACCAAATGAAGGTGCCGTAGTTTCGTACAAGAGATTAGGTAGAGGTCCAGCTTCGGGCAAGGGTAAGACTTCGGGAAGAGGTCAGAAGGGTCAAAAAGCAAGAGGAAAAGTACCTAGATGGTTAGAGGGTGGTCAAACGCCATTCTACAAGAGATTTCCTATCATAGGCTTCAAGAGACCTCATAGAAGAGTGTATCACGAAGTGAATTTAGCTAGAATCCAGGACTTGTGGAATACCGGGAGGATTCCTTTGAAGGAAGGAGAAACTTTGACCATCAAAACAATGAAGGAATGCGGTTTACTTACAGGTACTTTGAAGGATGGTGTCAAGATATTGGCCAACGGCGTAGAAGACTATAATGTTCCATTGAGTATTGAAGCTCTGAGAGCCTCTAGCCATGCCATAGAAGCCATCGAGGCTTTGGGCCACAATTTCACAGCCAGATACTTCACGACTTTGGGATTGAAAGCTCATATTTATCCCGATCTTTTCTTATTAAAGAAGGGATACGTTCCATTACAGGCTAGACCTACTCACAGAAGAGACATCGAGTACTACTCCAGTGCCGCGAAGAGAGGATACTTGTTGAAAGACACTTCTTTGTTATTGGACCATTTGAAGGGAAACAAGGTCAACAAGAAAGCACAGCTTCGTCAAAGTGCCTTGGAGAAACAGTTGGAAACAGCTTCCAGCAAGAAATACTCTGACGAGTCGAGACTCGTCTCATTGGCTGATCTCTTGGGAGATCGCCCCTGTAAATAG
- the NBE1 gene encoding Kinase A-anchor protein Neurobeachin and related BEACH and WD40 repeat protein: protein MSRVGSISHSEGPLGAPYGERASNRALNESEAQDIDRNVNDIVARTYLMNLGGESTDAAEKGVFEPSFEIPVSTIIAEPAQIRHNHIGGSVVRNQPHLSSTMDSRETSITKDFHSHVHGQIQDIKIAANNDNDMNPTSFESSNSSAILPEQEVSLHVSKLQEKSKTQKPKNVENLQNPQKTKKALQNAKNNSKNSNNTKAFNQVIDEQEFPPLETSSKSSKPRPRTTDTTKYTSAPIPRPNNGPSASQLQNGVDRNTSAILQAATTRHEQLHQILHSTGQLTQEQDDELDNIYYVHEFADYLTDIFWASLEERLKAWNVPKSFCLTALGTISRIVAERDLVRIRIDGFYKKDGHFDQRHSMPIKEKAKIIETHLMETLPNRWSAISQALNELRISMNFIKSQHRPGSKEEYEATKDTRDEIQSLSKELSFIDTMKNVMDYFTIDIRGNDHLDFCFENFQTYDEAPAHALQQSPLSVAMIKRFEQLFQSPYICSEDSFGFQLSLVHLQRVSKMYIIRVKAPLLSCDHETILDIMFHTKDFTVFDYFGPSFHYQSSRRPQDEIPYEILARSTKKIPILHYTDDLDSPHVSFFLIGCDSDMIPDRRNRFLDKVQLDIIYSYQFCFRCHSTQHITKRCPVPNYAVS from the coding sequence ATGTCCAGAGTAGGATCAATAAGTCATCTGGAGGGACCTTTGGGGGCTCCGTATGGTGAAAGGGCTTCAAATAGAGCCTTAAACGAGTCAGAAGCACAAGATATTGACCGAAATGTGAACGACATTGTCGCAAGGACTTATCTAATGAACCTCGGTGGTGAATCCACAGATGCCGCTGAAAAGGGCGTTTTCGAACCATCCTTCGAGATCCCAGTGTCAACTATAATTGCAGAGCCGGCCCAAATACGACACAATCACATTGGTGGCCTGGTTGTTCGGAACCAACCCCATTTAAGCTCTACTATGGACAGCCGTGAAACTTCAATTACGAAAGATTTCCACAGTCACGTGCATGGCCAAATACAGGACATAAAAATTGCTGCAAATAATGATAACGACATGAATCCTACTTCTTTTGAGTCTTCCAACAGCTCAGCTATTTTACCAGAACAAGAGGTTTCCCTTCATGTTTCcaaattgcaagaaaaatcaaaaaccCAAAAACCCAAAAACGTAGAAAACTTACAAAATCCTCAGAAAACTAAAAAAGCGTTACAAAATGCTAAAAACAATTCGAAAAACTCAAATAATACAAAAGCATTTAACCAAGTCATTGACGAGCAAGAATTTCCCCCTCTAGAGACTTCCAGCAAATCTTCCAAACCAAGGCCACGTACCACGGACACTACCAAATACACCTCAGCCCCAATACCTAGACCAAATAATGGTCCATCTGCGAGCCAGCTTCAAAACGGTGTTGATAGAAACACTTCAGCTATTTTACAAGCAGCAACTACTAGACATGAACAACTACACCAAATATTACATTCTACCGGGCAACTTACACAAGAACAGGACGATGAATTGGATAACATTTACTATGTACATGAATTTGCAGACTATCTCACGGATATTTTTTGGGCCAGCctagaagaaagacttaAAGCATGGAATGTCCCAAAAAGCTTCTGTCTTACCGCTCTCGGTACAATTAGTCGGATCGTTGCAGAGAGGGATTTGGTACGTATCCGCATTGACGGTTTCTATAAAAAAGACGGTCATTTCGACCAAAGGCACTCAATGCCAATTAAAGAAAAAGCCAAAATTATTGAGACGCATCTTATGGAGACCCTCCCCAACAGATGGTCTGCAATCTCCCAGGCCCTAAATGAACTCCGTATATCCATGAATTTCATAAAGAGCCAACACAGGCCGGgctcaaaagaagaatacgaagCCACTAAGGACACAAGAGACGAGATTCAGCTGCTTTCTAAGGAATTAAGCTTCATTGATACCATGAAAAACGTCATGGATTATTTCACTATTGACATTCGAGGCAACGATCACCTCGACTTCTgttttgaaaattttcaaacttATGATGAGGCACCAGCACACGCGCTACAGCAATCACCTCTTCTGGTAGCTATGATAAAACGATTTgaacaactcttccaatCGCCATATATATGTAGTGAGGACTCTTTTGGATTCCAGCTAAGTCTTGTACACCTACAGAGAGTCTCCAAGATGTATATAATACGTGTTAAAGCACCACTTCTCTCTTGCGACCACGAGACCATTCTCGATATAATGTTCCACACAAAGGACTTCACGGTTTTCGACTATTTCGGCCCCTCctttcattatcaaagttCGAGGAGACCACAGGATGAAATTCCATACGAAATACTCGCTCGATCTACAAAGAAAATTCCTATACTTCACTATACAGATGATTTGGATTCTCCACATGtgctgttcttcttgatcgGTTGTGACTCGGACATGATTCCGGACAGACGGAATAGATTCTTGGACAAAGTGCAACTCGACATCATATATTCATACCAATTCTGCTTCAGGTGCCACAGTACCCAACACATTACAAAAAGATGTCCGGTTCCTAACTACGCTGTTAGCTAG
- the SPH2 gene encoding Sphingosine kinase, involved in sphingolipid metabolism Lipid transport and metabolism (Sphingosine kinase (SPHK), involved in sphingolipid metabolism Lipid transport and metabolism) produces ISLTSLPKHLVENTVYVVDSVKSGTGRSTAKDLYKQVIKPVFDLLKIKHHYVATTSASSISDLAKSFDSTFSSTVLFISGDTSVNEFVNNLPQNNNSAEISIFPFPSGTGNSLALSLDLTDEISALRRLIVPTSTVSPLNLYEANFPKGSYFLVQDEKTDEITSSLKFLVVTSWAFHASLVADSDTPELRKHGLERFKLAAYSNLSQEQKYEGQFSIDNELVDGPFAYWLLTSSQRFEPTFEISPKGDIFERSLFLVSFNTEDDKDYIMGIMGEVYNKGSHIDNDKVTYKKITADSKHIVLSTKNSKDIRKRRFCLDGSIIALPDANEHEVSFRVSGNNQFNWNLYIIH; encoded by the coding sequence ATTTCATTGActtctcttccaaaacATTTGGTTGAAAACACAGTCTATGTCGTTGACTCCGTGAAGTCAGGAACTGGTAGATCTACTGCTAAAGACTTGTACAAACAAGTAATAAAGCCGGTTtttgatttgttgaagatcaaaCATCACTACGTAGCTACGACATCTGCACTGTCAATTTCAGACCTTGCCAAGTCCTTTGATAGCacattttcttccacaGTACTTTTCATCAGTGGGGACACTTCTGTCAACGAATTTGTGAACAATTTGCCTCAAAACAACAATCTGGCTGAAATTAGcatatttccatttccactGGGAACAGGCAACAGTTTGGCCCTCTCATTAGACCTTACTGATGAGATCTCGGCTTTGCGTAGATTAATTGTGCCCACTTCTACTGTTTCTCCTTTGAATCTATACGAGGCTAACTTTCCCAAGGGATCGTACTTTCTTGTCCAAGATGAGAAAACAGATGAGATCACAAGTTCATTAAAGTTTTTGGTTGTGACATCATGGGCTTTCCATGCTTCTCTTGTAGCCGATAGCGACACTCCGGAGTTAAGAAAACATGGTTTGGAGAGATTCAAATTGGCTGCCTATTCGAACTTGTCTCAAGAGCAAAAGTACGAAGGTCAGTTTTCCATCGACAATGAACTTGTAGATGGCCCATTTGCTTACTGGTTGTTGACTTCTTCCCAGAGATTCGAGCCTACATTTGAAATCCTGCCCAAGGGAGACATCTTCGAAAGGAGCTTGTTCTTGGTATCATTCAACACTGAAGACGACAAAGACTACATCATGGGCATCATGGGAGAGGTCTACAATAAGGGCAGTCATATCGATAACGACAAGGTCACctacaagaagatcacTGCGGATCTGAAGCACATTGTATTGAGTACGAAAAACAGTAAGGACATAAGGAAGAGAAGGTTCTGCCTAGACGGGAGTATCATCGCTTTGCCAGATGCCAATGAACACGAGGTTTCTTTCCGTGTAAGCGGAAATAATCAGTTCAACTGGAACTTATATATAATTCATTAG
- the FEN4 gene encoding putative permease, Suppressor of sulfoxyde ethionine Resistance Vitamin H transporter (H+/biotin symporter) (putative permease, Suppressor of sulfoxyde ethionine Resistance Vitamin H transporter (H+/biotin symporter) (VHT1) (FEN2) (LIZ1)), protein MSYIGTVIGRMKWGFLPVRRIVDEDENGNFIVPDEDKLSLDSETNSEKNSINEETRDVESSLEYRDEKNRKWYNFFNEYEYRVTSKVKQRRKWYKWFHDDDTPEERRVIMKIDLLLTFYSLMAYWVKYLDQTNLTNAYVGGLRESINMQGNDFVNTQVMFSVGNIVFQIPFMYILYALPMNYVLPMLDLCWSILTISLYRVENVATLKVLRFFIGSFESCAYIAYHALFASWFKGSTAEITRRAGFYYLGQYLGILTSGLLSGAIMRTMGGIGGLEPWQWIFIMDGIISVIVGILGFYMIPGTPQDCYSPFLSDDDIRIARRRMIKDQKNYKPRENAVKHFFNLDIWKSIFSSWHIYVLSLWNIFCWNNSNGSSGSYALWLKSLTKSDGVTPRFSPGQLQDYTALTPALGLLWLILTCSFADLFNTRWGAILFSQVFNVLGNLILAVWDVPEKAKWFAFCLQYFGWAMAPVLYSWQGDICRKDIRERQVVLVTMNILAQQSTAWIAVLVWPTVEAPRFIKGFSFTAASGVALSIWTLVVLWFYKREERQNARENGIILYNSDVDSEIQPQEVSEFVDEKK, encoded by the coding sequence ATGAGCTACATAGGCACTGTAATTGGACGTATGAAATGGGGATTTCTCCCTGTCAGGCGGATCGTTGACGAAGACGAGAACGGTAACTTTATTGTGCCTGACGAGGATAAGCTTTCGCTAGATTCCGAAACTAAttcagaaaagaatagTATCAACGAAGAGACTCGTGACGTTGAACTGTCCTTGGAATACAGAGATGAAAAGAACCGTAAATGGTACAATTTCTTTAACGAATACGAATATCGTGTGACAAGCAAGGTCAAACAAAGACGTAAATGGTACAAATGGTTTCATGACGATGATACTCCAGAAGAACGCCGTGTTATCATGAAGAttgaccttcttcttacTTTTTACTCGTTGATGGCCTACTGGGTTAAATATTTGGATCAAACTAATCTTACCAATGCGTATGTTGGTGGTTTACGTGAATCTATTAACATGCAAGGCAATGACTTTGTTAACACTCAAGTGATGTTCTCCGTTGGTAACAttgtttttcaaattcCGTTCATGTACATCCTTTATGCACTTCCTATGAACTACGTTCTTCCTATGTTGGATCTTTGCTGGTCAATCTTGACAATTTCCTTGTACAGGGTCGAAAACGTTGCTACATTGAAAGTGCtcagattcttcattgGTAGTTTTGAATCGTGTGCTTATATTGCATACCATGCCTTATTCGCCTCTTGGTTTAAGGGAAGTACTGCTGAGATTACGAGAAGAGCTGGTTTCTATTATCTCGGTCAGTACTTGGGTATCTTGACTTCCGGTTTACTTTCCGGTGCTATCATGAGGACTATGGGTGGAATTGGTGGACTTGAACCATGGCAATGGATTTTTATCATGGATGGTATTATTTCTGTGATTGTTGGTATCTTGGGTTTCTACATGATTCCAGGTACCCCTCAAGATTGCTACTCTCCATTCTTGAGTGATGATGATATACGAATTGCCAGACGTCGTATGATTAAGGATCAGAAGAACTACAAACCAAGAGAAAATGCTGTAAAgcacttcttcaatttggacATTTGGAAATCTATATTCAGCTCATGGCACATTTATGTGTTGTCTTTGTGGAATATATTCTGTTGGAACAACAGTAatggttcttctggttcttaTGCATTGTGGTTGAAATCGTTAACAAAGTCTGATGGTGTAACCCCAAGATTCAGTCCAGGGCAGCTTCAAGATTACACTGCTTTGACTCCTGCTCTTGGTCTCCTTTGGTTGATTTTGACTTGTAGTTTTGCTGATCTTTTCAATACTCGTTGGGGTGCCATATTGTTTTCTCAAGTATTCAATGTTCTTGGAAACCTTATTTTGGCAGTTTGGGACGTTCCAGAGAAGGCAAAGTGGTTTGCATTTTGTCTCCAATACTTTGGATGGGCCATGGCTCCAGTCTTGTACTCGTGGCAAGGTGACATCTGTCGTAAAGATATTCGTGAAAGACAGGTTGTTTTGGTTACCATGAACATTCTTGCTCAACAATCAACTGCTTGGATTGCTGTTTTGGTATGGCCAACGGTGGAAGCGCCAAGATTTATCAAGGGGTTCTCGTTCACAGCTGCCAGTGGTGTCGCTCTTTCTATTTGGACTTTGGTAGTCTTGTGGTTCTACAAGAGAGAGGAAAGACAGAATGCTAGAGAAAACGGAATTATCTTATACAACTCTGATGTCGATTCTGAGATCCAGCCCCAGGAAGTTTCGGAATTCGTAGATGAGAAGAAGTGA